The Streptomyces venezuelae genomic interval GCCGAGGAGTACGTGCGCCAGGTCCGCGAGGAGTGCGGGCTCGACGTCCTGCACCACGCCGTCTCCGTCTTCCAGCCGGACGACGAGAAGGCGGGACCGGAGGAGCACGTCTTCTGCTACGCCCGCCGGGCGAAGGAACTGCCCGGCGGGTGAGCCCGGTTCCGGCGCGCGGGCGCCGGAACCGGGGAAGGCGTCACTCGTCCCAGGGCGGCTCGAACTCGTCCATGTCGGCGGGCGGCTCGTCCAGGTCGAAGGGCGGTCCGTCGTCGTACGGCGACTGCCGGGGGGCCGCCGCTGCCGCGCGGGGCGCGGGGGCCCGGCCGGCAAAGCCGGAGCCGGCTCGTGCGGGCGCGGCGGAGCTCGCGGGGGCGGTCCCGGTCGCCGGGGCCTGGCCCGGTGCCGGGTCAGGAGCCGGGGCCGGGTCAGGAGCCGGGGCCGGGTCAGGAGCCGGGGCCGGGGCCCCGCACTCCGCGAGGGTGGCGAGGACGCCCTCGGCGTACTTGGTGAGCTTGGCCTCGCCGACTCCGCCGACCGTGCCCAGCTCCTCGGCCGTGGTGGGGAACAGCGTCGCGATCTCGCGCAGGGTCGCGTCGTGGAAGACGACGTATGCCGGGACGCCCTGCTCGCGGGCCGTCGCCCCCCGCCAGGCCCTGAGGGCCTCGAAGACCGGCACGGCCGCGGCCGGCAGGTCGACCGGCACGCGGGCACCCTTCCCGGAGCGCGCACCGGGTCGCGCCCCGGACTCCTTGCGGGACGCGGCGGCGGGCGCCTTCTCCTTGCGCATCGGGACGGCGCGCCGGCCACCGAGCACTTCGCCGCTGTTCTCCGTCAGGACGAGCGTGCCGTAGTCGCCCTCCACCGTGAGCAGGCCCTGGGCGAGGAGCTGCCGGACGACGCCGCGCCACTCCGCGGTCCCCAGGTCCGACCCGACGCCGAACACCGAGAGGGCGTCGTGGTCGAACTGGATGACCTTGGCCGTCTTCTTGCCCTGGAGGATGTCGATGATCTGGCCGGCGCCGAACTTCTGGCGCCGTTCCTTCGCCAGCCGCCACACCGTGGACAGCAGCTTCTGCGCGGCGACCGTGCCGTCCCAGGACTCGGCCGGGGTCAGACAGGTGTCGCAGTTGCCGCACGGCTCGCCCGACTGCCCGAAATAGGCGAGGAGCCGGACACGGCGGCAGTCGACCGTCTCGCAGAGCGCGAGCATCGCGTCCAGGTGCATGCCGAGGGAGCGGCGGTGGGCCTCGTCGCCCTCGGAGCCGTCGATGAGCTTGCGCTGCTGGACGACGTCCTGGAGGCCGTACGCCAGCCAGGCCGTGGCCGGTTCGCCGTCACGGCCTGCGCGGCCGGTCTCCTGGTAGTAGCCCTCGACCGACTTCGGCAGGTCGAGGTGGGCCACGAAGCGGACGTCGGGCTTGTCGATGCCCATGCCGAAGGCGATCGTCGCGACCACCACGACGCCGTCCTCGCGGAGGAACCGGGACTGGTTCGCGGCACGCGCGCGGGCGTCCATGCCCGCGTGGTACGGCACGGCGTCGATGCCCTGCTCCACGAGGGCCGCGGCGGTCTTCTCCACCGAGGACCGCGAGAGGCAGTAGACGACTCCGGCGTCTCCGTCGTGCTCGGTCCTGATCAGCTCCAGGAGCTGCTTGAGCGGGTTGTTCTTCCCGACGATGCGGTACTGGATGTTCGGCCGGTCGAAGCCGGCGACGAAGTGCTTGGCCTCTTCCAGACCCAGGCGGGCCGCGATCTCGGCGTGGGTGGCCTCGGTGGCCGTCGCGGTGAGCGCGATCCGCGGCACCTTGGGCCAGCGCTCGTGGAGCATCGAGAGCGCCAGGTAGTCGGGCCGGAAGTCGTGGCCCCACTGGGCGACGCAGTGCGCCTCGTCGATCGCGAAGAGCGACACCTTGCCCCGGTCGAGCAGCCGCTGCGTGCCCTCGGTGCGCAGCCGCTCGGGGGCCAGGTAGAGGAGGTCCAGCTCGTCCGCGAGGAAGGCCTGCTCGACGGACTGCCGCTCGTACGGGTCCTGCGTCGAGTTCAGGAATCCGGCTCGCACGCCGAGGGCGCGGAGCGCGTCCACCTGGTCCTGCATCAGCGCGATGAGCGGCGAGATCACGACGCCCGTGCCGTCCCTGACGAGCGCGGGGATCTGGTAGCAGAGCGACTTGCCGCCGCCGGTCGGCATCAGGACGAGCGCGTCGCCGCCGCCGACGACCTGCTCGATGATCTCCTGCTGCTCCCCGCGGAAGGAGCTGTACCCGAAGACGCGGTGGAGCACCTCCGAGGCGTCGGAGAGCTGGGCGGATTCGTCGGAAAGGACCATTCGTGAAGCCTAGCGGCCCCCGCCGACACCTCGGCGCCGTCCGCCGGAACCTGTGGACAAGGCGGAGAGCGGAGAGGCGGGCGCCGGCGGTCCCGGGTCGCGGGACCGCCGGCGCCGGCCGGTGCTAGAGCAGGTCCGCCGCCTGGGTCAGCAGCTTCTCGTAGATCTCCGGCCGGTCCTCGTCGATGACGGGGAAGCCGGTGCCGAAGTCGCCGTTGACCCAGCGCGCCCGGATGCCCGGGTTGGCGCTGTCCGTGCCGTCGTGCAGGAAGAGGTGCGGGCTGCAGTTGACCCGGCCGTCCCGTGCCGACGCGTACTGGGCCATGACCGCCGGGCGGGCGGCGCCGCTGTCGAAGGCCTCGGCGAGGGCCGCCACGTCGACCGCGCCCGTCTCCTCGGCCACGTCGAGGATCACGTGGCGCTGCGAGATGCACCGGCCCTCGGCCCAGAAGGCGCGGCGCAGCGCCCGGTCGAGCTGTTCGCTGGCGTGCCAGCTCTGGTCCTTCGCGGCGTGGACCGCCTCCAGGGCCGGCAGGGTGGTCACCGGGTAGGTCCAGTCCGGGCCCTGCCACAGCCGCCAGCCGGCCTCCGGCTCCAGGGCGCCGAGGACGGAGATCTCCGAGTCCACCCCGGGGCGGGCGTTGACCTCCCGGTTGAACAGCTCCAGGGGGAAGGCCCGCAGGTCGAACCAGACGCGCCCTTCGAGGCCGAGGCGGCGCCGGGTCTCGTGCAGGCGGTGCACGGCGACGTGAGCGAAGGAGCAGTTGAGGTCGGTGTAGACGGCGATGGTGTCGGGTGCGGCGGGCAGCCGGGGGTCGGCTGCCGTCCCCCGCTCCGTGGCCGTGCCGTCGGTGGTCGTGTCGGTCATGGTGCCTCCTCGACGCGGATCAGTCCCCACCAGCCCTCACTGACACCCCAGTGGAGGTTCCCGGTGCGGTATACGTGGTCGCCCGGGTGCTGGGCGCGGAAGCGCACCGTCCGGGTGCTTCCGGAGGCCAGGGCGCCGAGGGTCGACACGTACCAGCCGAGGCCGGTCTCCGAGGCGTCCCATACCTGGCCGTGCACGGTGAAGCCCTGGTTGCGCATCCGGTGCGAGGCGACGGCCAGGTGGACGGCCACCTGGTCGCCGGCGCGACAGGTGAGCAGCGGGGTCGGCGGCTGCGGGTCGGAAAGGACCGGGTCCAGCGGGTGCAGGGCGGCGCTGCGGTAGTTGTAGGCCTTCTGGCCGGCGTCGTCGGGGCTGTCCGAGAAGAGGTCGGTGACCGGTTGGGTCAGGTCCCCGTCGTGGTAGAGCCGCAGGCCGTCCTGGGAGACCAGGACGAGTTCCCGTACGGGCTCGGCGTCCGGCCTGCGGACCACGGCCCGCTCGCCGGTCCACCGCTCCAGGCCGGTGTCGGGGTCGTACGGGGTGGCGTCGGCCTCCTCCACCACGAGCACGCCGGCCAGGCCGCGGCGCGGGTGGGAGATCACGTCGGCGTGGGAGCGCAGCAGCACCACGCCCGGCTCGGCCGCGAACCAGCGGTACGTGCGGGAGGCGCCCGGCTTGACGGTGGTGTCGGCGTTGCGGCCGACGTGGGCGCCGTCGTCGGTGCGGACGTCGAAGTCGAGCAGGGTGGGGTGGAGGGAGACGCGGCCGGAGATCGTCCGGGCCCCGCTGTCGGCCTCGTTCATCAGCCGCGGGTCCAGCGGGCTGGCGGGCGGCGGCCCGACCAGCTCGTTGATCAGGGTGACCTCCACCCATTCACCGGCCCGGCAGCGCAGGACCAGCGGGCCTTCCTCGGGGCCGCCGTCGCCGTCGGCAGTGAAGACGAGACCGTACGGGTCGGTGCGCAGCGGGCTGTACGTGACGACCTCGGCGCGGGCGCGGACGGTGTGCCGGCGGACCCGGCGGCGCGGGGGCCTCGGCGGGGCGTCCGGGGTCCCTCCGGGCAGGGGCGGCAGGTCGGCCTGCGGACGGCCGTACAGCCGCAGCAGTCCCCAGCAGCCGAGCCACAGGTCGTTGCCCGCGCCGAACGACCACAGGTGGTCGCCGGGCCCCAGGGTGGGGGCGAGGGCGAGCTCGGCGACGTTGGAGATGCCGAGGGTCTGCTGGTTGCGCCAGGCGGTGTCCTCGCGGTCGGGCCACTCGCGCCAGCGGGCGCCCGAGAGCGTGAAGCTGTGCTGGAGGTCGTGGGAGCCCTGGAGGACGTGGACCCGGAGGTCCTCGCCGGGGTAGCCGCGGAGCAGCGGGGTCCCGGGGTCGCCGTGGACGGTGCTGGAGAACCAGTGGGCGGGGTCGCCGCCCCGCTCGGAGAGCGGTGCGCTGCGGTAGTTGACGCCCATCGAGCCCTGGTCGTCGGGGGCTCCGGGGAACGGCGGCGGGTTGATGGGGCCGCCGTGGTCGTGGTGGCCGTGCTTGACCATGGGGACGAAGTCGCCGATGGCCAGGACCATTTCGCGGTGGGCCTTGCCGTCGGCGGTCTTGATGACGGCCTGGGCGCCGCGCCGGAGTTCCTTGGTGTGATCCTCCGGCGACACCCAGACGGCGCCCTCCGGTTCGGTCATGAGAGCGCCGAACAGGCCGTGCCGCTGACGGTAGTTGGCGAGGAGGTGGTCGTGGAAGAGGACGGTGCCGAAGTCCTCGTCCACGTACCAGCGGTAAGTCCAGGAGTTGTACTGGCCGTTCGCCTCGGCTCCCTGGTCGGCGGTGGTGGTCGCCGACAGGTAGTTCCAGCCCACGGCGGAGCCGTCGGAGATGAGCGGGTCGTACTTGACGAGGTGGGTGTGGAGTCCGCACTCGGGCTGGAAGGGGAGCTTCGGGTCGAAGGCGGATTCCTTCTGGGGGCCGGTCGGCAGGGAGTTGGTCAGGGTGAGTTCGAGCACCTCCCCCTTGTTGGCCCGGATGACGAGGGGTTCGAGGCTCCTCTCGCCCTTGGCCAGCCGGCGCTTGAACTCCGCGAGGCCGCCCGCTTCCTCGATCTCCTCGGCGAGGACGTAGAAGTGGGCGTTGTGGTCGTGCCAGGTCGCGGCGTGCTCGTCGGTCGGGTCGCCGTGGTAGTGCAGGGTGCCGTTGGTGACGACCAGGTCGTAGCGGCGTACGGGCGCGTCCGGCGGGGCGATCTTGATGAAGGCCTCGCCGGGCTGCGGGTCGTCCACGAAGGCGGCCGCTTCCAGCGGGGTGGGCTCGCGGCCCATGCCCGGCGGCTGGAGCGGGGTCCGCGGCGGGCGGGGGTTCTTCTGCGGGAAGGTGGCCGCCTCGGCCAGGAAGCCCGGGAATCCGGGGCGTTCGGGCGTCGGGACCGGCGGGGCCTCCCGGTGCGGCAGCGGGACGAGCCGCTGGATCGGCCGGCCGTCGGGGTAGCCGCCGGTGCCGTCCTGGAGGGTGTCGAAGATCCGGAACATGCCCCACATGCCCATGTGGAAGTGGACGTACATGTGGCAGTGCCAGATGGAGTCGCCGACCGCGCCCTGCGTGGAGCCGAGGCCGCCGATCAGTTCGAGGGTCATGGCCTCCTGCGGGCCGATGCTGACGGAGTCGACGATCGGGGCGCTGTCGTCGTCCGGCCGCAGCCGCCACTGGTGCAGGTGGGTGTGGAAGACATGGGTGTCGCGCATGCCGCCGTGGACGAGCCGGATGACCGTGGGGTCGCCGGAGTAGCCACGCAGGACGGGCGTGGAGGGGTCGCCGAAGAGCCAGGAGCTGTGGTGCACCTCCTCGCCGAGGACCGCGTCCCGTACGGGGTCGATGCGGCCCTCGTCGAGGAGCTGCCGGTAGCGGTGCATCCGCCATTCCATGGGCTCGATGCGGTGGTTGACCGGGAGCATCGCCATGTTGGGCGGTGTCAGGTCGTCGACGGTGTCCGAGGTGCCGGGACCGGCCGCCGGGGAGCCGGTGGCGGAGGCGGTGGCGGTGGGCCGGTGGATCCCGGCCGCCGCGGCCTCGGCGGCCGGCTGGGCGCCGCCGTGGGCCGCGCCGTGTCCACCGCCGTGGCCGTGGCCGGGCATCGGCGGCGGGACCGCCGGGTTGTCGTTGCTCGGGTACTCCATCATGAAGATCACGAACTCGCGGAAGCTGCGGTCCGGCAGATGGATGTCCGCGTACAGGCCCGTCGCGAGCGGGTCTCCGGTCTCCGGGTCGGTCCAGGTGGCCTCGGGTTCCTCGACGACCACCGCGCCGACCATGCCGTGGCTCTGCGAACCCTCGCCCCGGGCGTCGGACATGTCCCCGAAGTGGAACACCCCCTCGTGCTCGCACACCCACTCGTAGACGCGGGTGCCGCCCGGCGGGACGCTGCTGTCGGGGTTGGCGCCCGCCGCGAGTCCGTCCATGGTGCGGACGTCGTACCGGACGCCCTGGAGGGTGATGCCGACGGGCCGCGCGAGCTCGTTGGTCAGCCGGACCCGAAGCCGCTCGCCCCGCCGGACCCGCAGGACCAGCGGGCGGGCGAGCGGGTTCGGTCCCGGTACGAGCTCGGGGTGCTCCAGATAGCTGGGGAAGGGCTGGGGCCAGGTGGCCGCGACCTCCCTCAGTTCCGGCGCGTCCGAGGCCAGGACGTACAGGGTGCCGTTGCGGTCGTGGTCGCCGAACTCGTTGTACGCGATGGGTACGTGGAGCGCGACGACGTCGTACGTCCGGACGGGCCTGCCGTCGCCGTGGCGCTCGGCCGGTAACACTGTGGTGCTGTTCATGATCGCTGTACTCCCCCGTGCTCGATCGGTTCCTGTTGCGGTGGATCAGTCGGCGGCGGGACCGGTGCTGTGGGCGAACCGGTCCACCACCCGGGTGCCGGAGAGGACCTGCCCCTCCCAGCTGTAGGTCTGGCCGAAGGGATTGCCGTCGCGGCCGCCCCGGCGGCTGAAGGTCAGCGCGATGCGGTCGCCGCGCCGCACCCGTACGGGCCGCTCTATCGGCAGGTAGCAGTGCTTCCAGCTGTCGGACGTGGTGCGTCCCTCGATGTCGTCCCCGGAGATGTCGAGGGCGACGGACTCCGAGAGCTGGGCGACGAAGTAGCCCTTGAAGCCGGTGAACACGCCGTCCCTCTGCGCCGTGAACGCCAGCGGTACGCGGTACGAGGTCTCCGTCCCGGCCGCCGCGGCCGGCGCCGGGTCGTAGCGCCGGATCAGCCGGGGCGAGGCGAGGTGGCCCGCGATCGGGAGGACGGTGTCGTAGTACAGCGAGAAGGGGTCCTTCGCGCCACGGGCGGCGAGCAGCGCCGCGAACGCCTCCGGGCCTCCGGCGTCCCGGGGCCCCGCGCCGCTGAGCTGCGCGTGGGCGGTCTCGGCGGTCACCGGCACCAGGAAGCTGTCCACCAGGCCGGGGAGCATCGTGCCGCCGGGCCGCAGGAAGCGCTCGCGGGCGTCGTCGAGGATCGCGGAGAAGTTCTCGTTGTCGGCGAGGTTCCCCATGATCTCGGAGATCACGATGTCGACGCGCTCGGGCAGCTCCAGGTCGAAGGAGAGGCCGGACAGCGGGACGAAGCAGTCGGCGAAGCCCGCTTCGTCGAGGCGCTCGGCCGCCGTGGCGAGCACCTTCTCGTTGAGGTCGATCCCGTACACCCGGGCCGCGCCGGCCTCCAGGGCCCAGCGGGCCAGGATGCCGGTGCCGGTGCCGAGGTCGAGGACGACGTCCCCGGGCCGTACAGCCTCGGCGATGGCGGTCCTGAAGGCCGTCATCCGGAGCTCGTCGCCGAGCATCAGCTCGTGGAACTCCTCTCCCCATTCCAGCAGTTGCTCGGAAGCGGGGAGCCAGACCTGCTCGGAGCCGTAGTAGCCGGGCCAGACGCCCGCCCGGTACACGGTCAGCGGGTCGTCGCCGGGGCCGCGGACGGCGCAGCCGGTCGCCAGATCGAAGCTGCTGTGGTGGAGCGGACAGCTGATGCGCAGGGTGCCGGGGTTCACGTAGCCGTGGACGAGGCGCCCCTTGCGGTGCGGGCAGGAGGCGTCGATCACGAACTCCTGGCCGGCGGCGCGGACGCGCAGCCGGTCGCCGGGGAGCTCCGTGAGGGACGGCGGCTCGGCGGCGGGGTCGCGGCCCGTCATGCCGCCGCCCGGCCGGCGAGTTCCCTGGCCCGCGCCACGGCGGCGTCGAACGCGTCGCCGATCAGTGCGGAGAGGAGCCGGGCCCCGGTCCACAGCCGGGCCGGGTCGAGGCCGTGCGCCGTCTCGTACTCCTTGATGGCCAGCTGCATCTCCTGCATGTGGAAGGTGTCGATGTGCAGGTGCTCGGTGTAGTAGCGGCCCTGCCGGATGCCGAGCCGCTCGCAGGCCCGCGCCTGGTGGGTGAAGGCGTCCGGGATGGACGCCTCCAGGTAGGCGAGGGCGCCGAGGAAGTACTCGACGTGCGGGGCGCGTTGGGTGAGCCAGTAGAAGACGTTCAGGAACTGGAAGGTCTCGTCTCCGGTGGTGTCGAGGAAGCCCTCGGGCTCCTGCGGCAGGCCCAGCTCGGCGAGGAGCAGCCGGTAGAGCTGGGAGTGCGCCTGCTGGAGGTTGCCGCAGCCGAACTCGTCGATCAGGACCCGCATCACGGCCATCTGGGCCTTGATGGGGAGCCGGGGGACGGCCGGGAAGAAGTTCTGCGCCTCGGTGAGCCCGTCGAGCGCGAACTCCCTCACGACGAAGGTGAATTCCTCCCGGCTGGCATGGTCGGCGAGATAGGCGCCGGACGGGCTGCCGGCCCGCTCGTCCGCCAGCAGGCCGTCGAGGAGCCGCTGCCAGGCGGCCCGGTCGGGGACCGGTTCGCCGGTGGAGTCGAGGGAGTCCACGAGCGGGACGATCCAGCCCCGCTCGATCTCCTCGACCCGGGCGAGCAGCCGGGAGTCCAGGAGGCCGCGGTTGTGGCGGAACAGCTCCCGGTGCACCGACTCCGCCTCCGGCTGCGTGCCCGCGGTCCGGGCGGCGGGGACCGCGGTGCTCGTCGCGGCGGTCACGACGGAACCTCCCCGGTGTCGACTGTCCTGTCGGTCTCCAGCACTCCGCGGCGGAACAGCTCGGTCTTGACCCAGCGGTACCAGTCGTCCTTCTCCAGGCCGTAGCGCTCACAGGCCTCGGTGAGGGCGCCCTCCGGGTCCGTCAGACGGCCGGCGAACAGGTCGGCGCACAGCGCCGGTTCGACGTTGGCGAGCGCGACCACGTACCCGTCGACCGGGCCGGATTCGAGCAGCAGGTGTTCGAGGCCGGCGAGGACGCGTGCGCCGGGGCGGGCCTCGACGAGCCGCCGGGTGAAGTCGGCACTGCCCGAGGAGTCCTTGACACCCACCACCGAGGGCAGCTCGCAGATCCTGAGCAGCGTGTCGAAGTCGGCGGCGTTTCCGGAGACTTCGGTGCCGTGGTAGACGACCACGGGCAGGCCGCTCTGCTCGGCGAGGTCCGCGAAGTGGCGGTAGATCTCGCCCTGGGTGACTCCGGCGCCGTACGGGCTGGTCGCGACCAGTCCGTGGGCGCCGAGGTCGGCCGCGACCCGGGCCCGTTCGAGGACCTGTTCCGTGGTGGGCCGCAGGACGCCCGCGAGGACGGGCAGTTCGCCGGCGTGCTTCACGGTGGCCCGGAGCATGGCCTCCCACTGGCCGTCCGTGAGCCAACGTCCTTCGCCGGTGCTGAGGTTGGGCAGCAGGGCGTCGACGTGGGGGCGGAGGGTGTCGAGCAGCCGGGCGACTCCGCTCTCCGAGACCTCGCCGGTCTCCGAGAAGGGGGTCACCAGGGCCGCGATCACTCCCTGGTTCAACTCAGGCTCCCTCGGACAGGGCGCCGGCGCCGACGGGCAGGCGCAGCGCGAGCGATTCACGGTAGAGCCGCTCCAGCGGCTCGGGGAAGGCTGGTTCCGGCTGACCGGCCGGCCAGTCGGCCACGGCGCGGACGGACAGTCCGTCGAAGGCGTCCGACCGGGGACCGACGGTATGCAGCAGTCCCTTCCGGTTGATCACCTGACCGAGCAGCAGGCGGTCGACGAAGGGGAGGTGCCGGGGTGTGTCGGCCTCGGAGAGGGCCAGGTGGACGTCCGCCGGGTCGTACCCCTCCCGGCTGATGTCCATGACCGTGTGGAGGTGGTCCATGAACGGGTAGTAGAGGTCCTGGAGTTCGCGCGAGTAGCCCCAGA includes:
- a CDS encoding methyltransferase domain-containing protein, with the protein product MTGRDPAAEPPSLTELPGDRLRVRAAGQEFVIDASCPHRKGRLVHGYVNPGTLRISCPLHHSSFDLATGCAVRGPGDDPLTVYRAGVWPGYYGSEQVWLPASEQLLEWGEEFHELMLGDELRMTAFRTAIAEAVRPGDVVLDLGTGTGILARWALEAGAARVYGIDLNEKVLATAAERLDEAGFADCFVPLSGLSFDLELPERVDIVISEIMGNLADNENFSAILDDARERFLRPGGTMLPGLVDSFLVPVTAETAHAQLSGAGPRDAGGPEAFAALLAARGAKDPFSLYYDTVLPIAGHLASPRLIRRYDPAPAAAAGTETSYRVPLAFTAQRDGVFTGFKGYFVAQLSESVALDISGDDIEGRTTSDSWKHCYLPIERPVRVRRGDRIALTFSRRGGRDGNPFGQTYSWEGQVLSGTRVVDRFAHSTGPAAD
- a CDS encoding DsbA family protein, with protein sequence MTDTTTDGTATERGTAADPRLPAAPDTIAVYTDLNCSFAHVAVHRLHETRRRLGLEGRVWFDLRAFPLELFNREVNARPGVDSEISVLGALEPEAGWRLWQGPDWTYPVTTLPALEAVHAAKDQSWHASEQLDRALRRAFWAEGRCISQRHVILDVAEETGAVDVAALAEAFDSGAARPAVMAQYASARDGRVNCSPHLFLHDGTDSANPGIRARWVNGDFGTGFPVIDEDRPEIYEKLLTQAADLL
- a CDS encoding dihydrodipicolinate synthase family protein, with translation MNQGVIAALVTPFSETGEVSESGVARLLDTLRPHVDALLPNLSTGEGRWLTDGQWEAMLRATVKHAGELPVLAGVLRPTTEQVLERARVAADLGAHGLVATSPYGAGVTQGEIYRHFADLAEQSGLPVVVYHGTEVSGNAADFDTLLRICELPSVVGVKDSSGSADFTRRLVEARPGARVLAGLEHLLLESGPVDGYVVALANVEPALCADLFAGRLTDPEGALTEACERYGLEKDDWYRWVKTELFRRGVLETDRTVDTGEVPS
- a CDS encoding iron-containing redox enzyme family protein; translated protein: MTAATSTAVPAARTAGTQPEAESVHRELFRHNRGLLDSRLLARVEEIERGWIVPLVDSLDSTGEPVPDRAAWQRLLDGLLADERAGSPSGAYLADHASREEFTFVVREFALDGLTEAQNFFPAVPRLPIKAQMAVMRVLIDEFGCGNLQQAHSQLYRLLLAELGLPQEPEGFLDTTGDETFQFLNVFYWLTQRAPHVEYFLGALAYLEASIPDAFTHQARACERLGIRQGRYYTEHLHIDTFHMQEMQLAIKEYETAHGLDPARLWTGARLLSALIGDAFDAAVARARELAGRAAA
- a CDS encoding DUF6190 family protein translates to MSADDTGTGRDDFIDAALFLGMHSADDTVRVAAKAFFVRRLDGRVVMSLEQVGRCDDVIWGYSRELQDLYYPFMDHLHTVMDISREGYDPADVHLALSEADTPRHLPFVDRLLLGQVINRKGLLHTVGPRSDAFDGLSVRAVADWPAGQPEPAFPEPLERLYRESLALRLPVGAGALSEGA
- a CDS encoding multicopper oxidase domain-containing protein encodes the protein MNSTTVLPAERHGDGRPVRTYDVVALHVPIAYNEFGDHDRNGTLYVLASDAPELREVAATWPQPFPSYLEHPELVPGPNPLARPLVLRVRRGERLRVRLTNELARPVGITLQGVRYDVRTMDGLAAGANPDSSVPPGGTRVYEWVCEHEGVFHFGDMSDARGEGSQSHGMVGAVVVEEPEATWTDPETGDPLATGLYADIHLPDRSFREFVIFMMEYPSNDNPAVPPPMPGHGHGGGHGAAHGGAQPAAEAAAAGIHRPTATASATGSPAAGPGTSDTVDDLTPPNMAMLPVNHRIEPMEWRMHRYRQLLDEGRIDPVRDAVLGEEVHHSSWLFGDPSTPVLRGYSGDPTVIRLVHGGMRDTHVFHTHLHQWRLRPDDDSAPIVDSVSIGPQEAMTLELIGGLGSTQGAVGDSIWHCHMYVHFHMGMWGMFRIFDTLQDGTGGYPDGRPIQRLVPLPHREAPPVPTPERPGFPGFLAEAATFPQKNPRPPRTPLQPPGMGREPTPLEAAAFVDDPQPGEAFIKIAPPDAPVRRYDLVVTNGTLHYHGDPTDEHAATWHDHNAHFYVLAEEIEEAGGLAEFKRRLAKGERSLEPLVIRANKGEVLELTLTNSLPTGPQKESAFDPKLPFQPECGLHTHLVKYDPLISDGSAVGWNYLSATTTADQGAEANGQYNSWTYRWYVDEDFGTVLFHDHLLANYRQRHGLFGALMTEPEGAVWVSPEDHTKELRRGAQAVIKTADGKAHREMVLAIGDFVPMVKHGHHDHGGPINPPPFPGAPDDQGSMGVNYRSAPLSERGGDPAHWFSSTVHGDPGTPLLRGYPGEDLRVHVLQGSHDLQHSFTLSGARWREWPDREDTAWRNQQTLGISNVAELALAPTLGPGDHLWSFGAGNDLWLGCWGLLRLYGRPQADLPPLPGGTPDAPPRPPRRRVRRHTVRARAEVVTYSPLRTDPYGLVFTADGDGGPEEGPLVLRCRAGEWVEVTLINELVGPPPASPLDPRLMNEADSGARTISGRVSLHPTLLDFDVRTDDGAHVGRNADTTVKPGASRTYRWFAAEPGVVLLRSHADVISHPRRGLAGVLVVEEADATPYDPDTGLERWTGERAVVRRPDAEPVRELVLVSQDGLRLYHDGDLTQPVTDLFSDSPDDAGQKAYNYRSAALHPLDPVLSDPQPPTPLLTCRAGDQVAVHLAVASHRMRNQGFTVHGQVWDASETGLGWYVSTLGALASGSTRTVRFRAQHPGDHVYRTGNLHWGVSEGWWGLIRVEEAP
- the recQ gene encoding DNA helicase RecQ; the protein is MVLSDESAQLSDASEVLHRVFGYSSFRGEQQEIIEQVVGGGDALVLMPTGGGKSLCYQIPALVRDGTGVVISPLIALMQDQVDALRALGVRAGFLNSTQDPYERQSVEQAFLADELDLLYLAPERLRTEGTQRLLDRGKVSLFAIDEAHCVAQWGHDFRPDYLALSMLHERWPKVPRIALTATATEATHAEIAARLGLEEAKHFVAGFDRPNIQYRIVGKNNPLKQLLELIRTEHDGDAGVVYCLSRSSVEKTAAALVEQGIDAVPYHAGMDARARAANQSRFLREDGVVVVATIAFGMGIDKPDVRFVAHLDLPKSVEGYYQETGRAGRDGEPATAWLAYGLQDVVQQRKLIDGSEGDEAHRRSLGMHLDAMLALCETVDCRRVRLLAYFGQSGEPCGNCDTCLTPAESWDGTVAAQKLLSTVWRLAKERRQKFGAGQIIDILQGKKTAKVIQFDHDALSVFGVGSDLGTAEWRGVVRQLLAQGLLTVEGDYGTLVLTENSGEVLGGRRAVPMRKEKAPAAASRKESGARPGARSGKGARVPVDLPAAAVPVFEALRAWRGATAREQGVPAYVVFHDATLREIATLFPTTAEELGTVGGVGEAKLTKYAEGVLATLAECGAPAPAPDPAPAPDPAPAPDPAPGQAPATGTAPASSAAPARAGSGFAGRAPAPRAAAAAPRQSPYDDGPPFDLDEPPADMDEFEPPWDE